From one Desulfuromonadaceae bacterium genomic stretch:
- a CDS encoding TolC family protein, translating into MNHVKKSIHVLVIGLLFLITTPALAARSLDDLVESALLSNPELQAAKARWQMFGKKVDQAESFADPKLSFAFSSYPIDSLASDETPMTGNDLRIDQAFPFPGKLAAKGEAARHQALWYQGVYEDARLQLAGKIKSVWYQRYYVERAIDVTERTLLLLGDIARLTETRYAVGSGRQQDVLKAQLEQSRFLDRRYALQQQQASLAAELRRLIGTDEGDIDVPEQLAIHPVEIDAAALYAVARQQRPLFAAYQALIDSYGAKRRFASLDSYPDFNLWVGYRFRDEAPGDRVSGTDFISTGVSINLPIYRKKRVAAVAEAEDGAALARRQRTDFENSLRATVRDYQAQIEKNLTQIELYRSGIIPQAQQVIDVGLIAYQVGDLTFIGLLDSLLTLDRYQLGLHRATADYLRTLAQLEATVGGNLDLSTNKEL; encoded by the coding sequence ATGAATCACGTTAAGAAGAGCATACATGTTTTGGTTATCGGGTTGCTGTTTCTCATCACGACACCGGCACTCGCGGCTCGTTCACTTGATGATCTGGTCGAAAGTGCACTGCTCAGCAATCCTGAATTACAGGCCGCCAAGGCGCGCTGGCAGATGTTCGGGAAAAAAGTTGACCAGGCAGAGAGTTTCGCGGATCCCAAGCTTTCATTTGCGTTTTCCAGCTATCCGATCGACTCGCTGGCCAGCGACGAGACACCGATGACCGGTAACGATTTACGCATTGATCAGGCTTTTCCGTTCCCCGGCAAGCTGGCCGCAAAGGGAGAAGCGGCGCGGCACCAGGCGCTGTGGTACCAGGGCGTTTATGAAGATGCCCGTTTGCAGCTGGCGGGCAAGATTAAATCAGTCTGGTACCAGCGTTACTATGTCGAGCGCGCGATTGATGTCACCGAGCGCACCCTGCTCCTGCTCGGCGATATTGCCAGGTTGACGGAAACCCGTTATGCGGTCGGCAGCGGTCGGCAACAGGATGTACTCAAAGCACAGCTCGAACAATCACGATTTCTTGACCGGCGTTATGCCTTGCAACAACAACAGGCGTCTCTTGCGGCAGAACTGCGCAGGCTGATCGGGACGGATGAGGGCGATATTGACGTGCCTGAACAACTGGCCATCCACCCGGTCGAGATCGACGCCGCCGCGCTCTACGCGGTTGCCCGTCAGCAGCGTCCGCTGTTTGCCGCATATCAGGCATTGATCGACAGCTACGGTGCTAAACGGCGTTTCGCGTCCCTTGATTCTTACCCTGACTTCAATCTTTGGGTTGGCTATCGTTTCCGCGATGAGGCTCCAGGGGACCGCGTTTCCGGCACCGATTTCATCAGCACCGGGGTAAGTATCAATCTGCCGATTTATCGCAAAAAACGGGTTGCGGCAGTCGCCGAAGCGGAAGATGGAGCAGCGCTGGCGCGTCGTCAACGGACAGATTTTGAAAACAGTTTACGGGCGACCGTGCGCGATTATCAGGCGCAAATTGAAAAGAATCTGACCCAGATCGAGCTCTACCGCAGTGGCATCATTCCCCAGGCCCAACAGGTTATCGATGTCGGATTGATCGCCTATCAGGTCGGAGATTTGACCTTTATCGGTCTGCTTGACAGCCTGTTGACCCTTGACCGTTATCAACTCGGGCTCCATCGTG